A window of Streptomyces marispadix contains these coding sequences:
- a CDS encoding 2Fe-2S iron-sulfur cluster-binding protein: MSTFHPLRVTAVDRLTDDSVALTFAVPPELRPLYGYSPGQHIALRRHRPGADALTASTEVRRTYSLCAPACDEPSELRIGIRGVEGGDFSSYAVKELRPGDTVDVLPPTGRFVLEPRPGRFAAVVGGSGITPVLSIAATLLAREPQARFCLIRSDRSTASTMFLEEVADLKDRYPDRFQLVTALSREEQQSGLPSGRLDEERLSALLPSLLPAEDVDGWYLCGPLGLVEGASRALRGLGVPRGRIHQEIFHVTEAPAASTASSRSTASGSGPAADAGGARSASVTANLDGRSGCWPMDDGESVLETVLRHRADAPFACKGGVCGTCRVRLVSGEVRMDRNYALEADELEAGYVLACQSHPLTEAVEVDFDG; encoded by the coding sequence GTGAGCACCTTCCATCCGCTGCGCGTCACGGCCGTGGACCGGCTCACCGACGACTCCGTCGCCCTCACCTTCGCCGTACCGCCCGAGCTGCGTCCCCTCTACGGCTACTCCCCTGGCCAGCACATCGCCTTGCGCCGCCACCGTCCCGGGGCCGACGCCCTCACGGCGAGCACCGAGGTCCGGCGTACGTACTCGCTCTGTGCGCCCGCATGCGACGAGCCGTCCGAACTGCGCATCGGGATAAGGGGCGTCGAGGGCGGCGACTTCTCCAGCTACGCGGTGAAGGAGCTGCGGCCCGGCGACACCGTCGACGTGCTCCCGCCCACCGGCCGCTTCGTGCTCGAACCACGGCCCGGCCGCTTCGCAGCCGTCGTGGGCGGCAGCGGCATCACGCCGGTGCTCTCGATCGCCGCCACGTTGCTCGCCCGTGAGCCGCAGGCGCGCTTCTGTCTCATACGCAGCGACCGGTCGACGGCGTCGACGATGTTCCTGGAGGAGGTCGCCGACCTCAAGGACCGCTATCCCGACCGCTTTCAGCTCGTTACGGCGCTCTCCCGTGAGGAGCAGCAGAGCGGACTGCCGAGCGGCCGTCTCGACGAGGAGCGGCTGAGCGCCCTGCTGCCTTCGCTGCTGCCGGCCGAGGACGTCGACGGCTGGTATCTGTGCGGGCCCCTCGGCCTGGTCGAGGGGGCGTCGAGGGCGCTGCGCGGCCTCGGAGTGCCGCGCGGCCGCATCCATCAGGAGATCTTCCATGTGACGGAGGCCCCCGCGGCGTCCACGGCGTCTTCAAGGTCCACGGCTTCCGGGTCCGGGCCGGCGGCGGATGCGGGCGGTGCGCGTTCCGCCTCCGTGACGGCCAACCTCGACGGCCGCTCGGGCTGCTGGCCGATGGACGACGGCGAGTCGGTGCTGGAGACGGTCCTGCGCCACCGCGCGGACGCCCCGTTCGCCTGCAAGGGCGGCGTCTGCGGCACCTGCCGGGTCCGGCTGGTCTCCGGCGAGGTGCGGATGGACCGCAACTATGCGCTGGAGGCGGACGAGTTGGAGGCCGGCTATGTGCTGGCCTGCCAGTCCCATCCGCTGACGGAGGCGGTGGAGGTCGACTTCGACGGCTGA
- the paaD gene encoding 1,2-phenylacetyl-CoA epoxidase subunit PaaD, which yields MVTRTEAAAEARTAERRRRELEEWAGSVPDPELPVVTLAELGVLRRVFESAPQGPVEVELTPTYTGCPAVEAMSADIERVLTEHGVPQVTVRVVLAPPWSTDDISDEGRRKLAAHGIAPPRPGANAPGGAAAGGAAGSGPVPLTLAIRCPHCGSTETTLLSRFSSTACKALRRCETCREPFDHFKEV from the coding sequence ATGGTGACCCGCACCGAGGCCGCGGCCGAAGCCCGTACGGCCGAGCGGCGCCGGCGCGAGCTGGAGGAATGGGCGGGTTCGGTCCCGGACCCGGAGCTTCCCGTCGTCACCCTGGCCGAACTGGGCGTACTGCGCCGCGTGTTCGAGTCGGCGCCGCAAGGCCCCGTAGAGGTGGAGCTGACCCCCACCTACACGGGCTGCCCGGCCGTCGAGGCCATGAGCGCCGACATCGAGCGGGTGCTGACGGAACACGGCGTCCCCCAGGTCACGGTCCGAGTCGTACTCGCGCCGCCGTGGAGCACTGACGACATCTCCGACGAGGGCCGCCGCAAGCTCGCCGCACACGGCATCGCTCCCCCGCGCCCGGGGGCGAACGCTCCGGGCGGAGCGGCGGCGGGCGGCGCCGCGGGCAGCGGGCCGGTTCCGCTGACGCTGGCGATCCGCTGCCCTCACTGCGGTTCCACGGAGACGACGCTGCTCAGCCGCTTCTCGTCCACCGCGTGCAAGGCGCTGCGCCGCTGCGAGACCTGCCGGGAGCCGTTCGACCACTTCAAGGAGGTGTGA
- the paaC gene encoding 1,2-phenylacetyl-CoA epoxidase subunit PaaC: MDDGTAHGRPNDAVLCDPLLALADDALVLSHRLGEWAGNAPVLEEELALANIALDLLGQARTLYAGLGDEDELAFLREERAFRNCQLAEQPNGDFAHTMIRQFYFSAWQELLFRQLGALGQPLAAKAVKEAEYHRDHAEHWTLRLGDGTEESHERAQRAVDSLWRFTGELFEPLEDPGQGPVGGVDWRALEASWTERITKVFERATLTVPEGPQQWGASQTSQGSRAQGGWSAGGGRQGVHTEPFGRMLAEMQHLHRSHPGASW; encoded by the coding sequence ATGGACGACGGCACGGCGCACGGGCGCCCGAACGATGCCGTGCTCTGCGATCCCCTGCTGGCCCTCGCGGACGACGCCCTCGTGCTCTCCCACCGCCTGGGGGAGTGGGCCGGAAACGCTCCCGTCCTGGAGGAGGAGCTGGCACTGGCCAATATCGCCCTGGACCTTCTGGGCCAGGCTCGTACGCTCTACGCCGGACTCGGCGACGAGGACGAGCTGGCCTTCCTCCGGGAGGAACGGGCGTTCCGCAACTGCCAGTTGGCCGAGCAGCCCAACGGCGACTTCGCGCACACGATGATCCGGCAGTTCTACTTCTCCGCCTGGCAGGAGCTGCTGTTCCGCCAACTGGGGGCGCTGGGGCAGCCGTTGGCGGCGAAGGCGGTCAAGGAAGCGGAGTATCACCGGGACCACGCCGAGCACTGGACGCTGCGCCTCGGCGACGGCACCGAGGAGAGCCATGAGCGGGCGCAGCGTGCGGTGGACTCGCTGTGGCGGTTCACGGGCGAACTCTTCGAGCCCCTGGAGGACCCGGGGCAGGGACCGGTCGGCGGTGTCGACTGGCGTGCGCTGGAAGCGAGTTGGACCGAGCGGATCACCAAGGTGTTCGAGCGGGCCACGCTGACCGTGCCCGAAGGGCCGCAGCAGTGGGGGGCTTCGCAGACCTCCCAGGGCTCCCGTGCCCAGGGCGGATGGTCCGCCGGAGGGGGCCGCCAGGGTGTGCATACGGAGCCCTTCGGCCGGATGCTCGCCGAGATGCAGCACCTGCACCGCAGCCACCCGGGGGCGTCATGGTGA
- the metG gene encoding methionine--tRNA ligase produces MAATGSEQTGSKAYYVTTPIYYVNDAPHLGHAYTTVAGDVLTRWHRQRGEKVWYLTGTDEHGQKIMRTAEANGVSPQEWCDKLVEEAWKPLWEHLDIHNDDFIRTTEKRHTERVREFVQDLYDKGEIYQGGYEGPYCVGCEEYKTYGELLEGEGEFEGQKLCPIHRTPVEMLQEENYFFKLSEYGPKLLEHYEQHPEFIQPESARNEIVNFVRQGLEDLSISRSTFDWGVKVPWDDKHVIYVWIDALLNYATAVGYGADQERFERTFPADVHLVGKDILRFHTVIWPAMLMANGLPLPGKIVANGWLMVGGEKMSKSNLTGISPQQLTEHFGVDAYRWYFMRAIAFGQDGSFSWEDFSARYTSELANDYGNLASRLAAMVGKYFGGTLPEATAAGDAEQAVADGLAQAVAKADERIGDELDFAGGIAAVFDFVKQVNGYLTEQEPWKVAKDKSDEAQVRLATILYTAAESLRACAVLLNPVMPESSAKLWDSLGAEPHLGPLTDQRVSDTGRWGQLPAGATVTKGGALFPRLEETK; encoded by the coding sequence ATGGCGGCCACTGGATCAGAGCAGACGGGATCGAAGGCGTACTACGTCACGACCCCCATTTACTACGTGAACGACGCTCCCCACCTGGGCCACGCCTATACGACCGTCGCAGGCGACGTGCTCACGCGCTGGCACCGTCAGCGCGGCGAGAAGGTGTGGTACCTCACCGGCACGGACGAGCACGGTCAGAAGATCATGCGCACCGCCGAAGCCAACGGCGTCTCCCCTCAGGAGTGGTGCGACAAGCTCGTCGAGGAGGCTTGGAAGCCCCTCTGGGAGCATCTCGACATCCACAACGACGACTTCATCCGTACGACGGAGAAGCGGCACACCGAACGCGTCCGCGAGTTCGTCCAGGACCTCTACGACAAGGGCGAGATCTACCAGGGCGGCTACGAGGGCCCGTACTGCGTGGGCTGCGAGGAGTACAAGACCTACGGCGAACTCCTCGAAGGTGAGGGGGAGTTCGAGGGTCAGAAGCTGTGCCCCATCCACCGCACGCCGGTCGAGATGCTCCAGGAGGAGAACTACTTCTTCAAGCTCTCCGAGTACGGCCCGAAGCTGCTGGAGCACTACGAGCAGCACCCGGAGTTCATCCAGCCCGAGTCCGCGCGGAACGAGATCGTGAACTTCGTGCGGCAGGGCCTGGAGGACCTGTCGATCTCACGCTCGACCTTCGACTGGGGCGTCAAGGTGCCCTGGGACGACAAGCACGTGATCTACGTATGGATCGACGCGCTGCTCAACTACGCCACGGCAGTGGGATACGGCGCCGACCAGGAACGCTTCGAGCGCACCTTCCCCGCCGACGTCCACCTCGTGGGCAAGGACATCCTCCGCTTCCACACGGTGATCTGGCCGGCGATGCTGATGGCCAACGGCCTGCCGCTGCCAGGCAAGATCGTCGCCAACGGCTGGCTGATGGTCGGCGGCGAGAAGATGTCCAAGTCGAACCTGACGGGCATCTCCCCGCAGCAGCTCACCGAGCACTTCGGAGTCGACGCGTACCGCTGGTACTTCATGCGCGCCATCGCCTTCGGCCAGGACGGCTCGTTCTCCTGGGAGGACTTCTCCGCCCGCTACACCAGCGAACTGGCCAACGACTACGGCAACTTGGCGTCCCGCCTCGCCGCGATGGTCGGCAAGTACTTCGGCGGCACGCTCCCGGAGGCGACTGCGGCGGGCGACGCGGAACAGGCCGTCGCGGACGGGCTGGCACAGGCCGTCGCCAAGGCGGACGAACGCATCGGCGACGAACTGGACTTCGCGGGCGGCATCGCGGCCGTCTTCGACTTCGTCAAGCAGGTCAACGGCTATCTGACGGAACAGGAACCCTGGAAGGTCGCCAAGGACAAGTCCGACGAGGCCCAGGTCCGCCTGGCGACGATCCTCTACACGGCGGCTGAGTCACTGCGCGCCTGCGCGGTCCTGCTGAACCCGGTGATGCCGGAGTCGTCGGCCAAGCTGTGGGACTCCCTCGGCGCGGAGCCGCACCTCGGGCCGCTCACCGACCAGCGGGTGTCCGACACGGGCCGCTGGGGCCAGCTCCCTGCGGGCGCCACGGTCACCAAGGGCGGGGCGCTCTTCCCGCGCCTGGAGGAGACGAAGTAG
- the paaB gene encoding 1,2-phenylacetyl-CoA epoxidase subunit PaaB: protein MSGDWPLWEVFVRSRRGLSHTHAGSLHAPDAEMALRNARDLYTRRSEGVSVWVVPSHQITASSPDEKDPFFGPSADKPYRHPTFYEVPEGVRNL from the coding sequence ATGAGCGGCGACTGGCCCCTTTGGGAGGTGTTCGTACGCAGCAGGCGCGGCCTGTCGCATACGCACGCCGGAAGCCTGCACGCACCGGACGCCGAGATGGCCCTGCGCAACGCACGCGATCTGTATACGCGGCGCTCCGAGGGCGTCTCGGTGTGGGTCGTTCCCTCGCACCAGATCACCGCGTCGTCGCCGGACGAGAAGGACCCGTTCTTCGGCCCGTCCGCCGACAAGCCGTATCGGCACCCGACGTTCTACGAAGTGCCCGAAGGGGTGCGGAACCTGTGA